One Lemur catta isolate mLemCat1 chromosome 15, mLemCat1.pri, whole genome shotgun sequence genomic window carries:
- the LOC123620903 gene encoding keratin-associated protein 4-4-like isoform X2: protein MVNSYCGSVCSDQGCGQETCCQPSCCQTTCCRTTCCRPSCCVSSCCRPHCCQTTCCRTTCCRPSCCVSSCCRPQCCQSVCCQPTCCQPSCCQTTCCRTTCCRPSCCISSCYRPSCCISSCCRPTCCQTTCCRPSCC, encoded by the exons ATGGTCAACTCCTATTGTGGCTCCGTCTGCTCTGACCAGGGCTGTGGCCAGGAGACCTGCTGCCAACCCAGCTGCTGCCAGACCACCTGCTGCAGGACCACCTGCTGCCGTCCCAGCTGCTGTGTGTCCAGCTGCTGCAGGCCCCA CTGCTGCCAGACCACCTGCTGCAGGACCACCTgctgccgccccagctgctgtgtgtCCAGCTGCTGCAGGCCACAGTGCTGCCAGTCTGTGTGCTGCCAGCCCACCTGCTGCCAACCCAGCTGCTGCCAGACCACCTGCTGCAGGACCACCTGCTGTCGCCCCAGCTGCTGCATCTCCAGTTGCTAcaggccttcttgctgtatctCCAGTTGTTGCCGCCCAACCTGCTGCCAGACCACCTgctgccgccccagctgctgctaG
- the LOC123620911 gene encoding keratin-associated protein 9-6-like: protein MTHCCSPCCQPTCCRTTCCQPSCCESSCCQPSCQPTCCRTTCCQPSCCESSCCQPSCQPTCCRTTCCRTTCWQPTCETTCCSTPSCQPSCQPSCCDTPCCQPSCCVSSCCQPCCRPTCCSTPCCQPSSCAPVYCTRTCYHPTSVCLPGCLTQSCGSSCCQPSCC from the exons ATGACCCACTGCTGCTCCCCTTGCTGTCAGCCCACCTGCTGCAGGACCACCTGCTGCCAGCCCAGCTGCTGTGAGTCCAGCTGCTGCCAGCCTTCCTGCCAGCCCACCTGCTGCAGGACCACCTGCTGCCAGCCCAGCTGCTGTGAGTCCAGCTGCTGCCAGCCTTCCTGCCAGCCCACCTGCTGCAGGACCACCTGCTGCAGGACCACCTGCTGGCAACCTACCTGTGAGACCACCTGCTGCAGCACACCCTCCTGTCAGCCCAGCTGCCAGCCCAGCTGCTGTGA CACACCCTGCTGCCAGCCCAGCTGCTGTGTGTCCAGCTGCTGCCAGCCTTGCTGCCGCCCCACTTGCTGCAGCACACCCTGCTGCCAGCCCAGCAGCTGTGCACCCGTGTACTGCACCAGGACCTGCTACCACCCCACCTCCGTCTGCCTGCCTGGTTGCCTAACCCAGAGCTGCGGATCCAGCTGCTGCCAGCCTTCCTGCTGCTGA
- the LOC123620908 gene encoding keratin-associated protein 9-2-like, with protein MTHCCSPCCQPSCCRTTCCRTTCWQPTCETTCCSTPSCQPSCQPSCCESSCCQPSCRPTCCPTTCCRTTCWKPSSVTTCCSTPCCQPSCCVSSCCQPCCRPTCCSTPCCQPSCCAPVYCTRTCYHPTSVCLPGCLTQSCGSSCCQPSCC; from the coding sequence ATGACCCACTGCTGCTCCCCTTGCTGCCAGCCCTCCTGCTGCAGGACCACCTGCTGCAGGACCACCTGCTGGCAACCTACCTGTGAGACCACCTGCTGCAGCACACCCTCCTGCCAGCCCAGCTGCCAGCCCAGCTGCTGTGAGTCCAGCTGCTGCCAGCCTAGCTGCCGCCCAACTTGCTGTCCAACCACCTGCTGCAGGACCACCTGCTGGAAACCTAGCTCTGTGACCACCTGCTGCAGCACACCCTGCTGCCAGCCCAGCTGCTGTGTGTCCAGCTGCTGCCAGCCTTGCTGCCGCCCCACTTGCTGCAGCACACCCTGCTGCCAGCCCAGCTGCTGTGCACCCGTGTACTGCACCAGGACCTGCTACCACCCCACCTCCGTCTGCCTGCCTGGTTGCCTCACGCAGAGCTGCGGATCCAGCTGCTGCCAGCCTTCCTGTTGCTGA
- the LOC123620904 gene encoding keratin-associated protein 4-6-like produces MVNSYCGSVCSDQGCGQETCCQPSCCQTTCCRTTCCRPSCCRPQCCQSVCCQPTCCRPTCYQTTCYRTTCCRPSCCISSCCRPQCCQSVCCQPTCCHPSCCISSCYRPTCCRPSCCISSCCRPQCCQSVCCQPTCCRPSCCISSCYRPSCCISSCCRPTCCRTTCCRPSCGGSSCC; encoded by the coding sequence ATGGTCAACTCCTATTGTGGCTCCGTCTGCTCTGACCAGGGCTGTGGCCAGGAGACCTGCTGCCAACCCAGCTGCTGCCAGACCACCTGCTGCAGGACCACCTgctgccgccccagctgctgtagGCCCCAGTGCTGCCAGTCTGTGTGCTGCCAGCCCACCTGCTGCCGCCCCACCTGCTACCAGACCACCTGCTACAGGACCACCTgctgccgccccagctgctgcatcTCCAGCTGCTGCAGGCCCCAGTGCTGCCAATCTGTGTGCTGCCAGCCCACCTGCTGCCACCCCAGCTGCTGCATCTCCAGTTGCTACCGCCCCACCTgctgccgccccagctgctgcatcTCCAGCTGCTGCAGGCCCCAGTGCTGCCAGTCTGTGTGCTGCCAGCCCACCTgctgccgccccagctgctgcattTCTAGTTGCTAcaggccttcttgctgtatctCCAGCTGCTGCCGCCCCACCTGCTGTAGAACAACCTGCTGCCGCCCCAGCTGCGGTGGCAGTTCTTGCTGCTGA
- the LOC123620905 gene encoding keratin-associated protein 4-6-like isoform X3 gives MVSSCCGSVCSDQGCGQETCCQPSCCQTTCCRTTCCRPSCCVSSCCRPQCCQPVCCQPTCCRPSCCQTTCCRTTCCRPSCCISSCCRPHCCVSSCCRPQCCQSVCCQPTCCRPSCSVSSCYQPQCCQPTCCRPCCRPCCCLRPVCGRVSCHTTCYRPTCVISTCPRPLCCTSSCC, from the exons ATGGTCAGCTCCTGTTGTGGCTCCGTCTGCTCTGACCAGGGCTGTGGCCAGGAGACCTGCTGCCAACCCAGCTGCTGCCAGACCACCTGCTGCAGGACCACCTGCTGCCGCCCCAGCTGTTGTGTGTCCAGCTGCTGCAGGCCCCAGTGCTGCCAGCCTGTGTGCTGCCAGCCCACCTgctgccgccccagctgctgccagACCACCTGCTGCAGGACCACCTGCTGCCGCCCCAGCTGTTGCATCTCCAGCTGCTGCAGGCCCCA ctgctgtgtgtCCAGCTGCTGCAGGCCCCAGTGCTGCCAATCTGTGTGCTGCCAGCCCACCTGCTGCCGCCCCAGCTGCTCTGTGTCCAGCTGCTACCAGCCCCAGTGCTGCCAGCCCACCTGCTGCCGCCCCTGCTGCCGCCCCTGCTGCTGCCTGCGTCCAGTCTGTGGCCGAGTCTCCTGCCACACCACTTGCTATCGGCCAACCTGTGTCATCTccacctgcccccgccccctgTGCTGCACCTCCTCTTGCTGCTGA
- the LOC123620903 gene encoding keratin-associated protein 4-12-like isoform X1: MVNSYCGSVCSDQGCGQETCCQPSCCQTTCCRTTCCRPSCCVSSCCRPQCCQSVCCQPTCCQPSCCQTTCCRTTCCRPSCCVSSCCRPQCCQSVCCQPTCCQPSCCQTTCCRTTCCRPSCCISSCYRPSCCISSCCRPTCCQTTCCRPSCC; encoded by the coding sequence ATGGTCAACTCCTATTGTGGCTCCGTCTGCTCTGACCAGGGCTGTGGCCAGGAGACCTGCTGCCAACCCAGCTGCTGCCAGACCACCTGCTGCAGGACCACCTGCTGCCGTCCCAGCTGCTGTGTGTCCAGCTGCTGCAGGCCCCAGTGCTGCCAGTCTGTGTGCTGCCAGCCCACCTGCTGCCAACCCAGCTGCTGCCAGACCACCTGCTGCAGGACCACCTgctgccgccccagctgctgtgtgtCCAGCTGCTGCAGGCCACAGTGCTGCCAGTCTGTGTGCTGCCAGCCCACCTGCTGCCAACCCAGCTGCTGCCAGACCACCTGCTGCAGGACCACCTGCTGTCGCCCCAGCTGCTGCATCTCCAGTTGCTAcaggccttcttgctgtatctCCAGTTGTTGCCGCCCAACCTGCTGCCAGACCACCTgctgccgccccagctgctgctaG
- the LOC123620909 gene encoding keratin-associated protein 9-2-like, with the protein MTHCCSPCCQPSCCRTTCCRTTCWQPTCETTCCSTPSCQPSCQPSCCESSCCQPSCRPTCCPTTCCRTTCWKPSSVTTCCSTPCCQPSCCVSSCCQPCCRPTCCSTPCCQPSSCAPVYCTRTCYHPTSVCLPGCLTQSCGSSCC; encoded by the coding sequence ATGACCCACTGCTGCTCCCCTTGCTGCCAGCCCTCCTGCTGCAGGACCACCTGCTGCAGGACCACCTGCTGGCAACCTACCTGTGAGACCACCTGCTGCAGCACACCCTCCTGCCAGCCCAGCTGCCAGCCCAGCTGCTGTGAGTCCAGCTGCTGCCAGCCTAGCTGCCGCCCAACTTGCTGTCCAACCACCTGCTGCAGGACCACCTGCTGGAAACCTAGCTCTGTGACCACCTGCTGCAGCACACCCTGCTGCCAGCCCAGCTGCTGTGTGTCCAGCTGCTGCCAGCCTTGCTGCCGCCCCACTTGCTGCAGCACACCCTGCTGCCAGCCCAGCAGCTGTGCACCCGTGTACTGCACCAGGACCTGCTACCACCCCACCTCCGTCTGCCTGCCTGGTTGCCTCACCCAGAGCTGCGGCTCCAGCTGCTGCTAG
- the LOC123620907 gene encoding keratin-associated protein 4-4-like, with translation MTHCCSPCCQPTYCKTTCYRTTCCQPSCCESRCCQPCCQPTCCRTTCCQPSCCESSCCQPCCRPTCCPTTRCRTTCCRTTCWQPTCETTCCSTPSCQPSCQPSCCESSCCQSSCHPTCCPTTCCKPTSVTTCCSTPCCQPSCCVSSCCQPCCRPTCCSTPCCQPSSCAPVYCTRTCYHPTSVCLPGCLTQSCGSSCCQPSCC, from the coding sequence ATGACCCACTGCTGCTCCCCTTGCTGCCAGCCTACCTACTGCAAGACCACCTGCTACAGGACCACCTGCTGCCAGCCCAGCTGCTGTGAGTCCAGGTGCTGCCAGCCTTGCTGCCAGCCCACCTGCTGCAGGACCACCTGCTGCCAGCCTAGCTGCTGTGAGTCCAGCTGCTGCCAGCCTTGCTGCCGCCCAACCTGCTGTCCAACCACCCGCTGCAGGACCACCTGCTGCAGGACCACCTGCTGGCAACCTACCTGTGAAACCACCTGCTGCAGCACACCCTCCTGCCAGCCCAGCTGCCAGCCCAGCTGCTGTGAGTCTAGCTGCTGCCAGTCTAGCTGCCACCCAACTTGCTGTCCAACCACCTGCTGCAAACCTACCTCTGTGACCACCTGCTGCAGCACACCCTGCTGCCAGCCCAGCTGCTGTGTGTCCAGCTGCTGCCAGCCTTGCTGCCGCCCCACTTGCTGCAGCACACCCTGCTGCCAGCCCAGCAGCTGTGCACCCGTGTACTGCACCAGGACCTGCTACCACCCCACCTCCGTCTGCCTGCCTGGTTGCCTAACCCAGAGCTGCGGATCCAGCTGCTGCCAGCCTTCCTGCTGCTGA
- the LOC123620905 gene encoding keratin-associated protein 4-12-like isoform X2 yields MVSSCCGSVCSDQGCGQETCCQPSCCQTTCCRTTCCRPSCCVSSCCRPHCCQTTCCRTTCCRPSCCISSCCRPQCCQSVCCQPTCCHPSCCQTTCCKTTCCRPSCCVSSCCRPQCCQSVCCQPTCCRPSCSVSSCYQPQCCQPTCCRPCCRPCCCLRPVCGRVSCHTTCYRPTCVISTCPRPLCCTSSCC; encoded by the exons ATGGTCAGCTCCTGTTGTGGCTCCGTCTGCTCTGACCAGGGCTGTGGCCAGGAGACCTGCTGCCAACCCAGCTGCTGCCAGACCACCTGCTGCAGGACCACCTGCTGCCGCCCCAGCTGTTGTGTGTCCAGCTGCTGCAGGCCCCA ctgctgccagACCACCTGCTGCAGGACCACCTGCTGCCGCCCCAGCTGTTGCATCTCCAGCTGCTGCAGGCCCCAGTGCTGCCAATCTGTGTGCTGCCAGCCCACCTGCTGCCACCCCAGCTGCTGCCAGACCACCTGCTGCAAGACCACCTgctgccgccccagctgctgtgtgtCCAGCTGCTGCAGGCCCCAGTGCTGCCAATCTGTGTGCTGCCAGCCCACCTGCTGCCGCCCCAGCTGCTCTGTGTCCAGCTGCTACCAGCCCCAGTGCTGCCAGCCCACCTGCTGCCGCCCCTGCTGCCGCCCCTGCTGCTGCCTGCGTCCAGTCTGTGGCCGAGTCTCCTGCCACACCACTTGCTATCGGCCAACCTGTGTCATCTccacctgcccccgccccctgTGCTGCACCTCCTCTTGCTGCTGA
- the LOC123620905 gene encoding keratin-associated protein 4-12-like isoform X1 codes for MVSSCCGSVCSDQGCGQETCCQPSCCQTTCCRTTCCRPSCCVSSCCRPQCCQPVCCQPTCCRPSCCQTTCCRTTCCRPSCCISSCCRPQCCQSVCCQPTCCHPSCCQTTCCKTTCCRPSCCVSSCCRPQCCQSVCCQPTCCRPSCSVSSCYQPQCCQPTCCRPCCRPCCCLRPVCGRVSCHTTCYRPTCVISTCPRPLCCTSSCC; via the coding sequence ATGGTCAGCTCCTGTTGTGGCTCCGTCTGCTCTGACCAGGGCTGTGGCCAGGAGACCTGCTGCCAACCCAGCTGCTGCCAGACCACCTGCTGCAGGACCACCTGCTGCCGCCCCAGCTGTTGTGTGTCCAGCTGCTGCAGGCCCCAGTGCTGCCAGCCTGTGTGCTGCCAGCCCACCTgctgccgccccagctgctgccagACCACCTGCTGCAGGACCACCTGCTGCCGCCCCAGCTGTTGCATCTCCAGCTGCTGCAGGCCCCAGTGCTGCCAATCTGTGTGCTGCCAGCCCACCTGCTGCCACCCCAGCTGCTGCCAGACCACCTGCTGCAAGACCACCTgctgccgccccagctgctgtgtgtCCAGCTGCTGCAGGCCCCAGTGCTGCCAATCTGTGTGCTGCCAGCCCACCTGCTGCCGCCCCAGCTGCTCTGTGTCCAGCTGCTACCAGCCCCAGTGCTGCCAGCCCACCTGCTGCCGCCCCTGCTGCCGCCCCTGCTGCTGCCTGCGTCCAGTCTGTGGCCGAGTCTCCTGCCACACCACTTGCTATCGGCCAACCTGTGTCATCTccacctgcccccgccccctgTGCTGCACCTCCTCTTGCTGCTGA
- the LOC123620906 gene encoding keratin-associated protein 4-1, whose translation MVNSRCGSVCSDDGCGQGLCQETCCQPSCCQTTCCQTTCCQTSCSRPTCCRPVCCQTTCRPSCVVSSCCRPVCCQTTCRPSCGVSSCCRPVCCQTTCRPSCGVSSCCRPVCCQTTCRPSCGVSSCCRPVFFQTTSCGTTCCRPSCCETSC comes from the exons ATGGTCAACTCTCGTTGTGGCTCCGTCTGTTCTGACGATGGCTGTGGCCAAGGCCTCTGCCAGGAGACCTGCTGCCAACCCAGCTGCTGCCAGACCACCTGCTGTCAGACCACCTGCTGCCAGACCTCTTGCAGCCGCCCAACCTGCTGCCGCCCAGTCTGCTGTCAGACCACCTGCCGCCCCAGCTGTGTTGTGTCCAGCTGCTGCCGCCCAGTCTGCTGTCAGACTACTTGCCGCCCTAGCTGTGGTGTGTCCAGCTGCTGCCGCCCAGTCTGCTGTCAGACCACCTGCCGCCCCAGCTGTGGTGTGTCCAGCTGCTGCCGCCCAGTCTGCTGTCAGACCACCTGCCGCCCCAGCTGTGGTGTGTCCAGCTGCTGCCGCCCAGTCT TCTTTCAGACCACCAGCTGTGGTACAACTTGCTGTCGCCCCAGCTGCTGTGAAACCTCCTGTTGA